From a region of the Nonlabens dokdonensis DSW-6 genome:
- a CDS encoding alpha-amylase family glycosyl hydrolase, whose translation MKKYILGLLTLTLIFACKEDKKETVELEETTEVAYTPIQDEDLENAIIYEANIRQYSPEGTFNEFTKDIPQLKELGVKVIWLMPIFPISEKNRKAHGDLLVEDIKDPKEREKYLGSYYAIANYEKVNPDLGTDADLMNLIKTAHDNGMYVILDWVANHTGWDNVWMKKYPDFYTKDENGKMMHPAGTDWTDTADLNYDNHDLWDAMTGAMTHWVTEFDIDGFRCDVAHEVPTEFWNYASENLQKQKPLFMLAESEKKDLFRQAFDMGYNWEGHHIMNELAQGKATVDKWDEYMQRNKENYEEDDILMNFITNHDENSWNGSVNERMGDKAQTMLAFSYVIPGMPLIYSGQEYDMDYRLKFFEKDTIPKTKGKTWDIMKKLGALKANNPALHGGKNAASYERLKTSDDSSIYAIKREKDGETIFYIANFSENRQNVKVEGLQGTVSDALRGGSTKFTEENRLDLPPYGYRILTLEK comes from the coding sequence ATGAAAAAATACATTTTAGGATTATTAACATTGACCCTAATTTTTGCTTGTAAAGAAGACAAAAAAGAGACCGTTGAGTTAGAAGAAACAACAGAAGTTGCCTACACACCTATTCAAGATGAAGATCTTGAAAATGCGATTATTTATGAGGCAAACATAAGACAATACTCGCCAGAAGGAACTTTTAATGAGTTTACAAAAGACATACCACAGCTTAAAGAGTTAGGTGTAAAAGTGATCTGGTTGATGCCTATTTTTCCTATATCTGAAAAGAATAGAAAAGCTCATGGTGATTTACTGGTAGAAGATATCAAAGATCCTAAAGAGAGAGAAAAATACCTAGGTAGTTATTATGCAATAGCAAATTATGAAAAGGTGAATCCGGATTTAGGTACCGATGCAGATCTAATGAATTTAATAAAAACTGCTCACGATAATGGTATGTATGTTATTCTTGATTGGGTAGCAAATCACACCGGTTGGGACAATGTATGGATGAAGAAGTATCCAGATTTTTATACCAAAGATGAAAACGGCAAAATGATGCATCCAGCAGGAACAGACTGGACAGATACCGCTGATCTTAATTACGATAATCACGATTTATGGGACGCTATGACTGGTGCAATGACGCATTGGGTAACAGAATTTGATATTGATGGTTTTAGATGTGATGTAGCTCATGAGGTTCCTACAGAGTTTTGGAATTATGCGAGTGAAAACCTGCAGAAACAGAAGCCTTTATTTATGCTGGCAGAAAGTGAAAAGAAAGATCTTTTCAGACAGGCTTTTGATATGGGTTACAACTGGGAAGGACATCACATTATGAATGAACTAGCTCAAGGAAAAGCTACAGTTGATAAATGGGACGAGTACATGCAACGGAATAAAGAAAACTATGAGGAAGATGATATCTTAATGAATTTCATTACTAATCATGATGAAAATTCATGGAACGGATCTGTAAATGAAAGAATGGGAGATAAGGCGCAAACTATGCTAGCGTTCTCTTATGTGATTCCTGGAATGCCATTAATTTATTCTGGTCAAGAATACGATATGGACTACCGATTAAAATTCTTTGAGAAAGATACCATTCCTAAAACCAAAGGTAAAACTTGGGACATCATGAAAAAGTTAGGAGCGCTTAAGGCTAATAACCCTGCATTACACGGTGGAAAAAATGCCGCAAGTTATGAACGATTAAAAACTAGCGATGATTCAAGCATTTATGCTATTAAAAGAGAAAAAGATGGTGAGACCATTTTTTATATAGCAAATTTTTCTGAAAATAGACAAAATGTAAAAGTTGAAGGTCTTCAAGGAACAGTATCTGACGCTTTAAGAGGTGGCTCTACAAAATTCACAGAAGAAAATAGACT
- a CDS encoding alpha-amylase family glycosyl hydrolase — protein MKNILILLIAILILSCDTKKEEELAKASVIQVMTTPIYENATGNTELIYADYLGDIKPDSISLNVGIAQREGVNIDSVFTFEVDEIEIGGAPFVTHITLWTKGIRNDIPVFRSTSKTIEIPYSGNFKNVRIKGEFTNWAPQDTEVVDGKIIYRATVPQGKFQYLFLEGGKEEKLTGNEPNVVSNGMGGFNRVIDNSRKANPAQLSYGEILDQGFTFQSTGELDNVVILYENQKIEAQKEGNTFTVQLPKVDFSDRISKTQLVRVYASDENGRTNDLLIPVQDSQVVKDPTKLARSDFHTQVLYFMMVDRFLDGDTSNTKPVPDPEILPAANYMGGDLAGVLEKINDGYFEEMGINTIWLSPITQNPEGAYGLWPEPRTKFSGYHGYWPISNTKVDYRFGDEKVMKEIIEEAHKRDMNVILDYVANHVHEEHPVYKNHPEWATNLYLEDGSLNTERWDDQRLTTWFDTFMPTLDFSKPEVVEKMTDSALYWVTEYKLDGFRHDATKHVPEEYWRTLTQKVRNNTDRPIYQIGETYGSYDLIRSYVSTGMLDAQFDFNQYDAAVSAFAKADSDYANLTETLKKGLEYYGHHHLMGNISGNQDRARFISYASGDVRFDEDAKKAGWTRDIVMSDSTAYDRLGMLQAFNMTMPGVPVIYYGDEYGSIGANDPDNRRMMKFDNLSDRETNLRELVQELVKLRRNSMSLLYGTTQVMSESNGILDIQRRYFGEQTTVFFNETGLILNMVANNERFRESGTAINAVVTDKNIQIKPGNFMILQMKDEKSEEKK, from the coding sequence ATGAAAAACATACTAATCCTACTCATCGCAATTTTAATTCTAAGCTGCGATACTAAAAAAGAAGAAGAGTTAGCAAAAGCCAGTGTTATCCAGGTGATGACTACGCCTATTTATGAAAATGCTACGGGAAATACAGAGCTAATCTATGCCGATTATTTGGGTGATATAAAACCAGATAGCATAAGTTTAAATGTAGGGATAGCACAACGAGAAGGCGTAAATATTGATAGCGTTTTTACATTTGAAGTAGATGAAATAGAGATAGGAGGCGCACCATTTGTAACACACATCACTTTATGGACAAAAGGAATAAGAAACGATATTCCTGTTTTTAGAAGCACGAGCAAAACAATAGAAATTCCATATTCTGGGAATTTTAAAAACGTCCGAATAAAAGGAGAGTTTACCAATTGGGCACCACAAGATACAGAAGTGGTTGATGGTAAAATCATATATCGAGCAACAGTTCCACAAGGTAAATTCCAATACCTATTTCTGGAAGGTGGAAAAGAAGAAAAACTAACAGGAAATGAGCCTAACGTGGTTAGCAATGGAATGGGCGGTTTTAATCGTGTTATTGATAACAGCCGTAAAGCAAATCCAGCACAATTGTCCTACGGAGAGATTCTAGATCAAGGATTTACTTTTCAGTCTACTGGAGAATTAGATAACGTTGTGATTCTCTATGAAAACCAAAAAATAGAAGCTCAAAAAGAAGGAAACACATTCACAGTGCAACTACCTAAAGTAGATTTCTCTGACCGTATTTCTAAAACACAACTCGTACGTGTTTATGCCAGCGATGAAAATGGCCGCACAAACGACCTTTTGATTCCAGTGCAAGACAGCCAGGTTGTAAAAGATCCAACAAAACTAGCTAGAAGCGATTTCCATACTCAAGTATTGTACTTTATGATGGTAGATCGTTTTCTAGACGGAGACACATCCAATACTAAACCAGTTCCCGATCCAGAGATTTTGCCCGCAGCCAATTACATGGGTGGTGATCTGGCTGGTGTGTTGGAGAAAATAAATGACGGCTACTTTGAAGAAATGGGAATCAACACGATTTGGTTATCACCTATTACTCAGAATCCAGAAGGTGCATACGGCTTGTGGCCAGAGCCGCGCACAAAATTTAGCGGTTACCACGGTTACTGGCCTATTTCTAATACAAAGGTAGATTACCGTTTTGGTGATGAAAAAGTCATGAAAGAGATCATTGAAGAAGCACATAAAAGAGACATGAATGTGATTCTCGATTATGTGGCAAATCATGTTCATGAAGAGCATCCTGTTTATAAAAATCATCCAGAATGGGCGACTAACTTATATCTTGAAGATGGAAGTTTAAACACAGAGCGATGGGACGACCAAAGGTTAACCACTTGGTTTGATACGTTTATGCCTACGCTCGATTTTTCTAAACCAGAAGTGGTAGAAAAAATGACAGATAGTGCTTTGTATTGGGTTACCGAGTATAAATTAGATGGATTTCGTCATGATGCGACCAAACATGTGCCAGAAGAATATTGGAGAACATTGACTCAAAAAGTACGCAATAATACCGACAGGCCTATTTATCAAATAGGAGAAACTTACGGTTCTTACGATTTGATTAGAAGCTATGTAAGTACAGGAATGCTAGATGCGCAGTTTGATTTTAATCAGTATGATGCTGCTGTTTCCGCTTTCGCGAAAGCGGATAGCGATTATGCAAACTTGACAGAAACCTTAAAAAAAGGATTAGAGTATTACGGTCACCATCATTTGATGGGAAATATTTCAGGAAATCAAGATCGTGCACGATTCATAAGTTATGCGAGTGGCGATGTGAGATTTGATGAAGACGCAAAGAAAGCTGGCTGGACACGAGACATAGTCATGAGTGATTCTACCGCTTATGACCGATTAGGTATGTTGCAGGCTTTTAATATGACCATGCCAGGCGTGCCAGTGATTTATTATGGTGATGAATATGGCTCGATAGGTGCAAACGATCCTGATAACCGCAGGATGATGAAGTTTGATAACCTTTCTGATCGGGAGACAAACCTGCGCGAGTTGGTTCAGGAATTAGTAAAACTGAGGCGTAATTCCATGTCGCTTTTATACGGGACGACTCAAGTGATGTCAGAGAGTAATGGTATTTTGGACATTCAACGTCGCTATTTTGGAGAGCAAACCACAGTTTTCTTTAACGAGACAGGATTGATCTTAAATATGGTTGCTAATAATGAACGCTTTCGCGAAAGCGGTACTGCAATAAACGCTGTGGTAACAGATAAGAACATCCAGATAAAACCTGGTAACTTCATGATTTTGCAAATGAAGGATGAAAAAAGTGAAGAAAAGAAGTGA
- a CDS encoding alpha-amylase family glycosyl hydrolase produces MIKHITIVLSILLSLAFAKAVTAQYTEVELPLEHIEPRFWWSGMEHNEVEVMFHGPNIAKFDEVRSDLTILNVRKTDNPNYLFVTFDMSIEPNRYNINLCTEDCNEGDTIAIVYDLLERQQNSKERKGFDSSDAIYLIMPDRFANGDPSNDTVEGLAEKANRDFKGGRHGGDIQGIIDHLDYIDDLGATAIWSTPLLEDNDARYSYHTYAQSDLYKIDPRYGTNEDYKRLGDELHKRDMKLIMDYVTNHWGATHWMMQDLPTKTWIHQFDDNEGKDFPVAGYANSSYRQTTQMDPNVSKRDAIYAEKGWFVSTMPDINQSEPLALNYLIQNTIWWIEYAGLDGLRVDTYSYNEKEGIAKWTKAIMDEYPNFNIVGETWLHDQAQIAYWQKDSKIAAIQDYNTHLPSVMDFTLHDAIMVAFNENEQGWDKGMSKVYENFVNDFLYPDIDNILVFAGNHDTNRINGNGLYNGDLAKYKLAMTLVLTTRGIPQIYYGDEIGMGGNRDTDGDGDIRRDFPGGWNGDVVNAFDKPSKEQKAYQDFTKKLLNYRRNKEVIHNGKLLQYVPENNCYVYFRYAHEELRSTGQVGLALHESRVMIIINNNTEQVTLDLNKFAEGIDGRKKGQDILTNELFDLTKNIKVKGKTSLVIDLDHRGSGPRWF; encoded by the coding sequence ATGATAAAACATATAACTATAGTTTTAAGTATTCTTCTTAGTCTCGCTTTCGCGAAAGCGGTAACAGCACAATACACCGAGGTAGAACTACCTTTAGAACATATAGAACCTAGATTTTGGTGGTCTGGGATGGAACATAACGAGGTAGAAGTTATGTTTCATGGCCCAAATATTGCCAAATTTGATGAGGTAAGAAGCGACTTGACAATTTTGAATGTGCGTAAGACTGATAATCCAAATTACCTATTTGTAACCTTTGATATGAGTATCGAGCCTAATCGTTACAATATCAATTTATGTACAGAAGATTGTAATGAAGGTGATACTATTGCTATTGTTTATGACTTATTAGAAAGACAACAAAATAGTAAAGAAAGAAAAGGATTTGACTCCAGCGATGCCATTTATTTAATCATGCCAGATCGTTTTGCAAATGGAGATCCATCTAATGATACGGTAGAAGGACTTGCTGAAAAAGCAAACCGCGACTTCAAAGGTGGTCGTCATGGTGGCGATATTCAAGGAATTATCGATCATCTAGATTATATTGATGATTTAGGGGCAACTGCCATCTGGAGTACGCCATTGTTAGAAGATAATGATGCGCGTTACTCTTATCATACCTATGCGCAAAGTGATTTATACAAGATCGATCCACGTTATGGAACTAATGAAGATTATAAACGTCTTGGTGATGAATTGCATAAACGTGATATGAAGTTGATCATGGATTATGTGACTAATCATTGGGGCGCGACGCACTGGATGATGCAAGATTTGCCGACGAAAACTTGGATTCATCAATTTGATGATAATGAAGGCAAGGACTTCCCAGTAGCTGGATATGCAAATTCTTCTTACCGACAGACCACACAAATGGACCCAAACGTAAGTAAAAGAGATGCCATTTATGCAGAAAAAGGTTGGTTTGTAAGCACCATGCCAGATATCAATCAAAGCGAACCTTTAGCATTAAATTATTTGATTCAGAATACCATTTGGTGGATTGAGTACGCTGGTTTAGATGGTTTGAGAGTAGATACTTATTCTTACAACGAGAAAGAAGGAATCGCAAAATGGACCAAAGCAATCATGGATGAATATCCTAATTTCAATATCGTAGGAGAAACATGGTTGCATGATCAGGCTCAAATTGCTTACTGGCAAAAAGACTCAAAAATTGCCGCTATTCAAGATTACAATACACATCTACCTAGTGTCATGGATTTTACGCTACACGATGCTATTATGGTTGCTTTTAATGAAAATGAACAAGGCTGGGACAAAGGAATGTCAAAGGTGTATGAGAATTTTGTCAACGACTTCTTATATCCAGATATTGATAACATCTTAGTTTTTGCAGGAAACCACGATACTAATCGCATCAACGGTAACGGATTGTATAACGGTGACCTTGCCAAATACAAACTAGCCATGACTTTAGTTTTAACCACTAGAGGAATTCCACAAATCTATTATGGTGACGAGATAGGAATGGGAGGAAATAGAGATACTGATGGTGATGGCGATATACGTAGAGATTTCCCTGGTGGCTGGAACGGCGATGTTGTAAATGCATTTGATAAACCATCAAAAGAGCAAAAAGCCTATCAAGATTTCACTAAAAAACTACTCAATTACAGAAGGAATAAAGAAGTAATCCATAACGGCAAATTACTACAATATGTTCCAGAGAATAATTGTTATGTCTATTTTAGGTATGCTCATGAAGAGCTGCGATCTACGGGACAAGTCGGTTTAGCTTTACATGAAAGTAGAGTTATGATAATCATTAATAATAATACAGAACAAGTCACTTTAGATTTGAATAAGTTCGCAGAAGGTATTGATGGAAGAAAAAAAGGTCAGGATATCTTAACAAACGAGCTATTTGATTTGACAAAAAACATCAAGGTTAAAGGGAAAACGAGTTTAGTTATAGATCTAGATCATCGAGGTAGTGGACCAAGATGGTTTTAA